Proteins encoded in a region of the Zunongwangia endophytica genome:
- a CDS encoding T9SS type B sorting domain-containing protein, whose protein sequence is MLKEYIFLTLILLGTYSITLHAQNNLPNDCVNAILVCGNGAISSNAEGPGDFQELNDQNSCGFREISSVWLETRIEKSGTLGFKITPQSTDLSVDYDFYVFGPNITCGNLGNTIRCNTTNPLESQLGYNHTGMTDTTDVLYSGPGADGNGYVRSLDVKAGEVYYIVINRPHGGGGFDLEWNGTAMQDGNAFPEGVTANTPNPIIACAINNKAIFDLFSTINEIRTTTEDTVTFYSSLANANDQTNSLSQYFETSSSTTVFARVSNPQVECYEIVELDLEVNYGPDVKENVTLITCDIGNNGEELFELNAVSSEILNTLNKNDYQVSFHQDSISAINNTNLLAENYTANPMEIYARVTELNDLGCFSISNISLELIPTPIVNDYKLIQCDVDPSNSTDGITRTNLTEAEAFLANIDSTYTYTYFRNQKDFDNNDQIQNPERFLNNLAFQQNLIVRIENEDTGCFSTANLFLEILETTASLPEFGPYYSCDKSEINEEIFGEFDLAKIAEDYQNLEVNFYETLENATLEVDALPENYSTGTTTIYARLENLNECQGIEKVELIVRENPDIQLKDTYSLCLNEGTLQIQATNFSSYEWLKKDSSAAFITIGSGKSINITETGVYKLIATNTANGLSCFSEKEFNVEVSNIAKISKDPDVSDISDINIVTLFASGEGDYEYAMETPDDFQDSNTFENVPPGFVTFFVRDKNGCGILETEVAIIGYDKFFTPNNDGINDYWKIKGINSQIQAKSDIQIYDRYGVIVARIRPEDAGWDGTFRGKTFPEDDYWFKVELENGKIFKGHFSLLR, encoded by the coding sequence ATGCTCAAAGAATATATCTTCCTAACACTAATATTGTTGGGCACATATTCTATTACTCTACATGCACAGAACAATCTCCCGAACGATTGTGTAAATGCTATTTTAGTTTGTGGAAATGGAGCTATATCTTCTAATGCAGAAGGTCCCGGTGATTTTCAGGAACTCAATGATCAAAATTCCTGTGGATTTCGTGAGATAAGTAGTGTATGGTTAGAAACTAGAATTGAAAAAAGTGGAACACTGGGTTTTAAAATCACACCTCAATCAACCGATCTTTCCGTCGATTATGATTTTTATGTATTTGGACCAAATATTACCTGTGGAAATCTTGGAAATACAATTAGATGTAACACTACCAATCCATTAGAATCACAATTAGGTTACAATCACACAGGAATGACTGACACAACAGACGTTCTTTATTCGGGTCCCGGTGCAGATGGAAATGGATATGTAAGATCGCTAGATGTGAAAGCGGGAGAAGTGTATTATATAGTTATCAACAGGCCTCATGGCGGTGGCGGTTTTGATCTTGAATGGAATGGTACTGCTATGCAAGACGGAAATGCATTTCCTGAGGGTGTAACCGCAAATACTCCAAACCCTATCATTGCTTGTGCGATAAATAATAAGGCTATTTTCGACTTATTCAGCACGATAAACGAGATAAGAACCACCACTGAAGATACTGTTACCTTTTACAGTTCGTTAGCGAATGCGAATGATCAAACTAATTCACTAAGTCAATACTTTGAAACTTCCTCATCTACCACTGTTTTCGCTAGAGTTTCTAATCCACAGGTAGAATGTTACGAAATTGTGGAATTAGATCTTGAAGTAAATTATGGTCCCGATGTGAAAGAGAATGTGACGCTCATCACATGTGATATTGGTAATAATGGCGAAGAACTTTTTGAATTGAATGCTGTATCATCCGAAATTCTAAATACTTTAAATAAAAACGATTATCAAGTAAGCTTTCATCAGGATAGTATTTCAGCAATAAACAACACAAACTTGCTAGCAGAAAATTATACCGCAAATCCGATGGAAATCTATGCTCGTGTTACCGAACTTAATGATTTGGGTTGCTTCAGTATATCAAATATTTCTTTGGAACTTATTCCAACTCCTATTGTAAATGATTATAAACTAATTCAATGTGATGTTGATCCAAGCAATTCAACTGACGGAATAACAAGAACAAATTTAACTGAAGCTGAAGCTTTTTTGGCTAACATTGATAGCACTTACACCTATACTTATTTCAGAAATCAAAAAGATTTTGATAATAATGATCAAATTCAAAATCCCGAGCGTTTTTTAAACAATCTTGCTTTTCAGCAAAATTTAATTGTGCGAATAGAGAATGAAGATACGGGCTGTTTTTCTACGGCAAATTTATTTTTGGAAATACTAGAAACAACTGCAAGTTTGCCAGAATTCGGTCCATATTACAGCTGTGATAAGAGTGAAATCAACGAAGAAATTTTTGGAGAATTTGATCTTGCTAAAATTGCGGAGGACTATCAAAATTTAGAAGTTAACTTTTATGAAACTTTAGAAAATGCTACGCTGGAAGTTGATGCATTACCTGAAAACTACTCCACTGGCACTACCACTATTTACGCTCGACTAGAAAATTTGAATGAATGTCAGGGTATTGAAAAAGTAGAATTGATCGTTCGAGAAAATCCAGATATTCAATTAAAGGACACTTATAGTTTGTGCTTAAATGAAGGAACTTTACAAATTCAGGCAACAAATTTTAGTAGTTATGAATGGCTGAAAAAGGACTCTTCAGCAGCATTTATAACTATAGGTTCGGGAAAATCAATAAATATTACTGAAACCGGCGTTTATAAATTGATAGCAACGAATACAGCAAACGGCCTTTCCTGCTTTTCAGAAAAAGAATTTAATGTCGAAGTATCTAATATTGCTAAAATATCCAAGGATCCAGATGTCAGCGATATTTCAGACATTAATATCGTCACACTATTTGCTAGTGGCGAAGGTGATTATGAATATGCTATGGAAACACCAGACGATTTTCAGGATAGTAATACGTTTGAAAATGTTCCACCTGGATTTGTTACTTTTTTTGTTCGCGATAAAAATGGCTGCGGAATATTAGAAACTGAGGTTGCGATAATTGGCTATGATAAATTTTTCACGCCAAATAATGATGGGATTAATGATTACTGGAAAATAAAAGGAATAAACTCTCAAATCCAAGCTAAAAGCGATATTCAGATCTATGATAGGTATGGTGTAATTGTCGCAAGAATACGTCCCGAAGATGCCGGCTGGGATGGAACTTTTAGAGGGAAAACATTTCCAGAAGATGATTATTGGTTTAAAGTTGAATTGGAAAACGGAAAGATCTTTAAAGGACATTTTAGCTTGCTGCGATAA
- a CDS encoding ABC transporter ATP-binding protein, producing MENLLVAENIYKQFGGYTALNNVSITIPKGSIFGLLGPNGAGKTTFIRIINQITMPDQGSVYLDGKPLHQDDIRHIGYLPEERGLYKSMKVGEQAMYLARLKGLSKAEAKERLKYWFEKLEITGWWDKKIQELSKGMAQKVQFVITVLHDPKLLIFDEPFSGFDPVNANIIKREILELKEKGATILFSTHRMESVEELCDYMALINKSNKLLDGKVSEIKKEYKNNTFEVGLETENEEALLKELQDRFKIGKAQFKSINDDLKVSIQLNPLDSPNDLIQYLLTKARINHFVEVIPSVNDIFIKTVTHNA from the coding sequence ATGGAAAATCTCTTGGTAGCAGAGAATATCTACAAACAGTTTGGAGGTTATACTGCACTAAATAATGTTTCAATCACCATCCCTAAAGGTAGCATATTTGGTTTGCTAGGGCCAAACGGTGCAGGTAAAACAACATTTATAAGGATCATCAACCAAATAACCATGCCAGATCAAGGTAGCGTATATCTTGACGGTAAGCCTTTGCATCAAGACGATATTCGGCATATTGGCTACTTACCAGAAGAGCGAGGTCTTTATAAATCTATGAAAGTTGGCGAGCAAGCCATGTATTTAGCAAGATTAAAAGGACTTTCTAAAGCTGAAGCGAAAGAGCGATTAAAGTATTGGTTCGAAAAACTAGAGATTACTGGTTGGTGGGATAAGAAAATCCAGGAGTTATCTAAAGGGATGGCTCAAAAAGTACAATTTGTAATTACCGTTTTGCACGATCCCAAATTGTTGATTTTTGATGAACCTTTTAGCGGATTTGATCCCGTAAACGCCAATATCATAAAACGCGAGATCTTAGAATTAAAGGAAAAGGGCGCCACAATTTTATTTTCTACCCATCGTATGGAAAGTGTAGAAGAACTTTGTGATTATATGGCTTTAATTAATAAATCCAATAAATTGCTGGACGGCAAAGTTTCAGAAATTAAAAAGGAATATAAAAATAATACTTTTGAAGTTGGTCTGGAGACAGAGAACGAGGAAGCGCTATTAAAAGAACTTCAGGATAGATTCAAGATCGGTAAAGCGCAATTTAAAAGTATAAATGATGATTTAAAAGTTAGCATTCAGCTTAATCCTTTGGATAGTCCAAACGATCTAATTCAGTATTTATTAACGAAGGCTAGAATCAACCATTTTGTAGAAGTTATTCCTTCTGTAAACGATATTTTTATTAAAACAGTTACTCATAATGCGTAG
- a CDS encoding DUF6268 family outer membrane beta-barrel protein has product MKKPLKKLLFLLLIVLSTISTKAQLSDLARVEYTYFPQSSSDNSFRRYRTFANFPIELGKEGTYLVPGLEYRNVNFKFEDNTDFGTYHLNRFQSFTATLGYVFNWNEDWKVAIQTGAKAASNFSTNELLKDDLIYKGAIYLIRIKKGENVEKATRLILGLNYSTTAGFPFPLPVVNYYKEFRPQWSYMLGIPKTNIKYNVNDRNVLQAFVTLDGFYANVQDNFDATPFDQGDQHANSMSMTIVLAGLGYEYSITDHLAFYIYAGHTLINDIRLRDEDRNDVYTINDVNTFYARSGLKFSLF; this is encoded by the coding sequence ATGAAAAAACCTTTAAAGAAGCTTTTATTTTTATTGTTGATCGTTTTAAGTACAATTTCGACAAAAGCTCAGTTATCTGATTTGGCTAGAGTAGAATATACTTATTTTCCGCAATCAAGTTCAGATAATTCTTTTAGAAGGTATAGAACATTCGCCAATTTTCCCATAGAATTAGGAAAAGAAGGAACGTATTTAGTACCTGGTTTAGAATATAGAAATGTAAATTTTAAGTTTGAAGATAATACCGATTTTGGAACCTATCACTTAAATAGATTTCAATCATTTACCGCTACACTCGGCTATGTTTTTAATTGGAATGAAGACTGGAAAGTAGCTATTCAAACTGGAGCAAAAGCAGCTTCAAATTTTTCTACAAACGAACTGCTTAAAGATGATTTGATCTATAAAGGAGCCATTTATTTAATCAGGATTAAAAAAGGAGAAAATGTCGAGAAGGCGACTCGATTAATTTTAGGGTTAAATTATTCTACAACCGCGGGTTTTCCATTTCCGTTACCTGTAGTTAATTATTACAAAGAATTTAGACCGCAATGGTCTTACATGCTTGGAATTCCTAAAACTAATATAAAATATAACGTAAATGACCGGAATGTCTTGCAGGCTTTTGTAACTTTAGATGGCTTTTATGCAAACGTTCAGGATAATTTTGATGCGACTCCTTTCGATCAGGGTGATCAACATGCTAATAGTATGTCGATGACAATCGTTTTGGCTGGTTTGGGTTACGAATATAGCATCACAGATCATCTCGCGTTTTACATTTATGCAGGCCATACACTTATAAATGATATTCGCTTACGTGATGAAGATAGGAATGATGTTTATACTATTAATGATGTAAACACGTTCTATGCGCGAAGCGGACTTAAATTTAGCTTATTTTAA
- a CDS encoding sigma-54-dependent transcriptional regulator — MSKILLIEDEAAIRRVLVKILNEENKDYNVTEAEDGLAGMELIKKEDFDLVLCDIKMPKMDGVEVLEATNKIKPEIPFLMISGHGDLDTAVQTMRMGAFDYISKPPDLNRLLNAVRNALDRKELVQENARLKKKVGKNFQMIGESEEINRIKDIIEKVAPTEARVLITGPNGTGKELVAHWLHQKSDRSKGPMIEVNCAAIPSELIESELFGHVKGAFTSANKDRAGRFEAANGGTIFLDEIGDMSLSAQAKVLRALQENKISRVGSDKDIKVNVRVVAATNKDLKQEIEDKKFREDLYHRLAVILIEVPSLNSRRDDIPLLVDYFSEKIATEQGTNKKTFTSEALNQLKEYDWTGNIRELRNVVERLLILGGKEITEEDVSLFASKV; from the coding sequence ATGTCAAAAATTTTATTAATAGAAGATGAAGCAGCCATTCGACGGGTGCTTGTAAAAATTCTAAACGAAGAAAATAAAGATTATAACGTTACTGAAGCCGAAGACGGTCTGGCAGGAATGGAATTGATCAAAAAAGAAGATTTCGATCTTGTTCTTTGTGATATTAAAATGCCTAAAATGGATGGTGTTGAGGTGTTGGAAGCTACAAACAAAATAAAACCTGAAATTCCATTTTTGATGATTTCTGGTCATGGTGATTTAGATACTGCAGTGCAAACCATGAGAATGGGCGCTTTTGATTATATTTCTAAACCGCCAGATTTAAATAGGCTATTGAATGCCGTTCGAAATGCTTTAGATAGAAAAGAATTGGTGCAGGAAAATGCCCGACTTAAAAAGAAAGTAGGCAAAAATTTCCAAATGATTGGAGAGTCTGAAGAGATCAATCGTATTAAAGATATTATTGAAAAAGTTGCGCCTACAGAAGCTCGTGTTTTAATTACAGGGCCAAACGGAACGGGTAAAGAACTTGTTGCGCATTGGTTGCATCAAAAAAGTGATCGCTCTAAAGGTCCTATGATAGAAGTGAACTGTGCAGCAATTCCTTCAGAATTGATAGAGAGTGAACTTTTTGGTCATGTTAAAGGTGCTTTTACTTCAGCAAATAAAGATCGTGCAGGTAGGTTTGAAGCCGCTAATGGCGGAACTATTTTTCTTGATGAAATTGGTGATATGAGCCTGTCTGCGCAAGCTAAGGTACTTCGAGCATTGCAGGAAAATAAAATTTCCAGAGTTGGTAGTGATAAAGATATTAAAGTGAATGTTCGCGTTGTAGCAGCTACTAACAAAGATTTGAAGCAGGAAATTGAAGATAAAAAGTTTAGAGAGGATTTATATCATAGATTAGCTGTTATTTTAATTGAGGTTCCTTCTCTTAATTCAAGAAGGGATGATATTCCGCTTTTAGTCGATTATTTTTCTGAAAAGATTGCTACGGAACAGGGAACGAATAAAAAGACTTTTACTTCGGAAGCTCTTAATCAGTTGAAGGAATACGATTGGACGGGTAATATTCGAGAATTGAGAAACGTTGTAGAGCGTTTATTAATTTTGGGAGGAAAGGAAATTACTGAAGAAGATGTGAGTCTTTTTGCAAGTAAGGTCTAA
- a CDS encoding ABC transporter permease, producing the protein MRSLRLIIQREYLARVRNRTFIVMTFLSPVILVGMFALIAYLSMLNSSEQRIIGLHDETGLFLKEFQDDENLQYLNFSDKELTEAKKIVRENEYYGLIHIPTADNHNELTGRVEFFGEESPGLGTVQHIEKIIADKLQRNELISRGVDVSQIDSAKTKVNVEIQNFSGERTSKMVNYLRMFFGGAAGYLLMMFIIIYGNMVMRSVIEEKTNRIIEIIVSSVKPIQLMLGKVLGTSLAGITQFTIWVILGGILYTIAGLYFGIDLMNAQPSQASLNEINIPEINQIVADVLNLPILSLIIYFLVYFLGGYFLYSAIYASIGAAVDSETDTQQFMFPVIIPLMLGIYVGFFAVIENPHGTVSTIFSMIPLTSPIVMLMRIPFGVPWWEISLSILILLITNAGVVWLAAKIYRVGILMYGKKASYKEIYKWLKY; encoded by the coding sequence ATGCGTAGTTTAAGACTTATCATTCAAAGAGAGTATTTAGCAAGAGTTCGCAATAGAACCTTTATTGTAATGACATTCTTGAGTCCTGTAATTTTAGTGGGAATGTTTGCGTTGATTGCCTACTTGAGTATGCTGAATAGCAGCGAGCAGCGAATTATCGGATTGCACGATGAAACAGGTTTATTTCTGAAGGAATTTCAGGATGATGAAAACTTGCAGTATCTAAATTTTTCAGATAAAGAATTAACAGAGGCTAAAAAAATTGTTCGTGAAAATGAATATTATGGCCTTATACATATTCCTACTGCCGATAATCATAACGAACTTACCGGTAGGGTTGAATTTTTTGGTGAAGAGTCGCCAGGTTTAGGAACTGTACAGCATATAGAGAAAATAATTGCAGATAAATTGCAGCGCAATGAGCTGATCTCAAGAGGTGTTGATGTAAGTCAGATCGATTCAGCAAAAACTAAAGTTAACGTAGAAATACAAAATTTCTCGGGAGAGCGTACTTCAAAAATGGTGAATTACCTTAGGATGTTTTTTGGAGGTGCAGCTGGTTATCTACTTATGATGTTTATTATCATTTATGGTAATATGGTAATGCGATCGGTGATTGAAGAGAAAACAAACCGTATTATAGAAATTATAGTTTCTTCTGTCAAACCAATTCAGTTAATGCTAGGGAAAGTTTTAGGAACATCTCTAGCCGGAATTACACAATTTACCATTTGGGTGATTTTAGGCGGAATCTTGTATACCATTGCGGGTCTATACTTCGGGATAGACCTAATGAATGCGCAACCTTCGCAAGCAAGCCTTAATGAAATAAATATTCCAGAAATAAATCAGATTGTAGCAGATGTACTCAATCTTCCAATCTTGAGTTTAATCATTTATTTTCTGGTCTACTTTTTAGGAGGATACTTTTTATATAGTGCCATTTATGCATCGATAGGAGCTGCGGTAGATAGTGAAACCGATACGCAGCAGTTTATGTTTCCGGTAATTATTCCGCTTATGCTCGGGATCTATGTTGGTTTTTTCGCCGTTATAGAAAATCCACACGGAACGGTAAGTACTATTTTTTCCATGATTCCGCTAACATCTCCTATAGTTATGTTAATGCGTATTCCATTTGGAGTGCCATGGTGGGAAATTTCACTTTCTATTCTTATATTGCTTATAACCAACGCGGGAGTAGTATGGCTTGCCGCCAAGATTTACAGAGTTGGGATATTAATGTATGGTAAAAAAGCCAGTTATAAAGAAATTTATAAATGGTTGAAATATTAG
- a CDS encoding mechanosensitive ion channel family protein, translating to MQENDTANQISEVLEQDVWGNIKSALNFPLLEKPFELTVGTVILVIFVFVLTSVLLRVIRNFIAGKLLDEDKLKFISVFKFVKYVVYLIVILITLSSTGIDISILLTASAALFVGVGLALQELFQDIIGGIFIILDKSLLVGDIIEIENKVARVFEIKLRTTRALTRDDKVMIIPNHKFISDTVYNYTQNHRTTRENVKVGVAYGSDTKKVQQLLLDCVTQQKGILKTPKPFVLFEDFGDSALLFGLYFYLSDSFTDPKVKSELRFKIDDSFRQNGITIPFPQRDVHMFYPNNTEKE from the coding sequence ATGCAAGAAAACGACACAGCAAATCAAATTTCTGAAGTATTAGAGCAGGATGTTTGGGGGAATATTAAAAGTGCCTTAAATTTTCCTTTACTAGAAAAGCCTTTCGAATTAACTGTAGGAACGGTGATTCTAGTAATTTTTGTTTTCGTATTAACCTCAGTGCTACTGCGTGTTATTCGTAATTTCATTGCTGGTAAACTTTTAGATGAGGATAAATTAAAGTTTATAAGTGTCTTTAAGTTTGTAAAATATGTGGTTTATCTCATTGTAATTTTAATCACTTTGAGTTCTACCGGTATCGATATTTCGATATTACTTACTGCTTCAGCTGCTTTATTCGTTGGTGTTGGTCTTGCTTTGCAAGAATTGTTTCAGGATATTATTGGTGGTATTTTTATTATTTTAGATAAGTCACTTTTGGTAGGAGATATTATCGAAATTGAAAATAAAGTAGCCAGAGTTTTCGAAATTAAATTGAGAACAACCAGGGCGCTAACCAGAGACGATAAAGTAATGATAATACCTAATCACAAATTTATAAGTGATACGGTTTATAATTACACTCAAAATCATCGAACTACAAGGGAGAATGTAAAGGTAGGAGTAGCTTACGGAAGCGATACCAAAAAAGTACAGCAGCTTTTATTAGATTGTGTCACACAGCAAAAAGGTATTTTAAAAACGCCAAAACCATTTGTTTTATTTGAAGATTTTGGAGACTCCGCTTTACTATTTGGACTTTACTTTTATCTAAGCGATAGTTTTACAGATCCTAAAGTTAAAAGTGAATTGCGATTTAAAATAGACGATAGTTTTAGACAAAACGGAATTACAATTCCATTCCCACAAAGAGATGTCCACATGTTTTATCCAAATAATACTGAAAAAGAATGA
- a CDS encoding ABC transporter permease, with translation MLRLLNIEFLKLRYSRSSKILILTYFILITFIALIASIEFPIGQVNFRIADQGIFNFPFIWHFNSYIAATLKLFLAIVIVSMMSNEYSNRTLKQNLIDGLSKKEFILSKFLTVMAFSVVSTIFLFVVSLILGLSFSDFNEFSIIFSDLEYILAYFIKLTGFFAFCLFLGILVKRSAFALGFLFIWWIIESILYAVLRWKIFGTEIADKIVQFFPLESMSNLVKEPFSRLNAVQSAANQLGSAFEKDYDVHWYQLLIVLVWTGLFIYLSYALLKKRDL, from the coding sequence ATGTTACGACTCTTAAATATAGAATTTCTAAAACTTAGATACAGCCGATCGTCAAAGATCTTAATTCTAACTTATTTCATTTTAATAACTTTTATAGCTTTAATCGCATCGATAGAATTTCCTATTGGGCAGGTTAATTTCAGGATAGCAGATCAGGGGATTTTCAATTTTCCATTTATCTGGCATTTTAACAGCTATATTGCTGCAACACTAAAGTTATTCTTAGCAATTGTTATCGTGTCGATGATGTCCAATGAATACAGCAATAGAACGCTGAAACAGAACCTTATCGACGGACTTTCAAAAAAGGAATTTATTTTATCAAAATTCCTTACCGTGATGGCATTTTCTGTAGTTTCGACCATATTTTTATTTGTTGTATCACTTATATTAGGCCTTTCATTCTCAGATTTTAATGAATTCTCTATCATATTTTCTGATCTTGAATACATTCTGGCCTACTTTATAAAACTAACCGGATTCTTTGCATTCTGCCTATTCTTGGGAATCTTGGTAAAACGTTCCGCATTCGCGCTTGGATTCTTATTTATCTGGTGGATCATAGAAAGTATTTTATATGCCGTTTTAAGATGGAAAATTTTTGGAACCGAGATTGCAGATAAAATCGTTCAGTTTTTTCCGCTAGAATCAATGAGTAATTTAGTGAAAGAACCTTTTTCCAGACTTAATGCGGTGCAATCTGCAGCCAATCAGTTAGGATCGGCTTTCGAAAAAGATTATGATGTACACTGGTATCAACTATTGATTGTTTTAGTTTGGACAGGGCTATTCATTTATTTGTCTTATGCATTATTGAAGAAAAGAGATTTATAG
- the uvrB gene encoding excinuclease ABC subunit UvrB — protein MKFKIESEYKPTGDQPNAIKELVSGIERNDQFQTLLGVTGSGKTFTVANVIEKVQKPTLVLAHNKTLAAQLYSEFKQFFPDNAVEYFVSYYDYYQPEAFIPSSGTYIEKDLSINEEIEKLRLSTTSSLLSGRRDVIVVASVSCLYGIGNPVEFKKNVVSIERDMEISRTKFLHSLVQSLYSRTEAEFVHGNFRIKGDTVDVFPSYADNAFRIHFFGDEIEEIEAFDPATNDILEKYERLNIYPANMFVTSPDVLQNAIRSIQDDLVKQVDYFRDIGKHLEAKRLDERTNFDLEMIRELGYCSGIENYSRYLDGRHPGTRPFCLLDYFPDDFLMVVDESHVTIPQVHAMYGGDRSRKETLVDYGFRLPAAMDNRPLKFEEFEILQNQVIYVSATPADYELQKSEGVYVEQVIRPTGLLDPIIEVRPSQNQIDDLIEEIQVRVEKDERTLVTTLTKRMAEELAKYLTRIDIRCRYIHSDVDTLERVEIMQDLRRGIFDVLIGVNLLREGLDLPEVSLVAIIDADKEGFLRSNRSLTQTIGRAARNVEGKAILYADKITDSMQKTIDETEYRRTKQMNYNTAHNITPKPLTKKLETSTLVKKKLEIFEGDNKPPMQAAEEEGAYLTKPQIDKKIKEKRKSMETAAKELDFMEAARLRDEIKILQDKLKELA, from the coding sequence ATGAAATTTAAGATTGAATCTGAATACAAACCTACCGGAGATCAGCCAAACGCCATAAAGGAATTGGTTAGCGGGATAGAAAGAAACGACCAGTTTCAAACCTTACTAGGGGTTACCGGTTCTGGTAAAACATTTACGGTGGCAAATGTGATTGAAAAAGTCCAAAAACCGACTTTGGTTTTGGCTCATAACAAAACACTTGCGGCACAGCTGTATTCAGAATTCAAGCAATTTTTTCCTGACAATGCGGTAGAATATTTTGTTAGTTACTACGATTATTATCAACCGGAAGCTTTCATTCCTTCTTCAGGAACTTACATCGAGAAAGATCTTTCGATAAATGAAGAGATCGAAAAATTGAGATTAAGCACTACTTCCTCCCTACTTAGCGGAAGGCGTGACGTAATCGTTGTTGCGTCGGTTTCTTGTCTGTACGGTATTGGTAACCCGGTTGAGTTTAAAAAGAATGTGGTTTCCATTGAAAGAGATATGGAAATTTCTCGAACTAAATTCCTCCATAGTTTAGTGCAGAGTTTATATTCTAGAACTGAAGCAGAATTTGTGCACGGAAATTTTAGAATTAAAGGCGATACCGTAGATGTATTTCCTAGCTATGCCGACAATGCATTTCGTATTCACTTTTTTGGAGATGAAATAGAAGAGATTGAAGCTTTTGATCCGGCTACAAATGATATTCTTGAAAAATACGAGCGATTAAATATTTACCCGGCGAATATGTTTGTGACGTCTCCTGATGTGTTGCAAAATGCGATACGCAGCATTCAGGATGATCTCGTAAAACAAGTGGATTATTTTAGGGATATTGGCAAACATCTGGAAGCAAAAAGATTGGATGAAAGAACGAATTTCGATTTAGAAATGATTCGAGAACTTGGATATTGCTCTGGGATCGAGAATTATTCTCGTTATCTTGATGGGCGTCATCCAGGAACGCGACCTTTCTGCCTTTTAGATTATTTTCCAGATGATTTTTTAATGGTGGTAGACGAATCTCACGTTACCATTCCGCAAGTGCATGCCATGTACGGTGGTGACCGCTCTCGTAAAGAAACTTTGGTAGATTATGGATTTAGGTTACCTGCTGCGATGGATAACCGTCCATTGAAATTCGAAGAATTCGAAATACTTCAAAATCAGGTAATTTATGTTAGTGCCACACCTGCTGATTATGAATTGCAAAAAAGTGAAGGTGTTTACGTAGAACAAGTAATTAGACCAACCGGACTGTTGGATCCTATTATTGAAGTTCGTCCTAGCCAAAACCAAATCGATGATTTAATTGAAGAAATACAAGTAAGGGTTGAAAAAGATGAGCGGACTTTAGTAACCACACTTACCAAAAGAATGGCTGAAGAACTCGCCAAATATTTGACTAGAATTGATATTCGTTGCCGTTATATCCATAGTGATGTGGATACTTTAGAACGTGTTGAAATTATGCAGGATCTAAGACGCGGAATTTTTGATGTGCTTATTGGAGTGAATTTATTAAGAGAAGGATTAGATTTACCTGAAGTCTCTCTAGTCGCAATTATTGATGCTGATAAGGAAGGTTTTTTAAGAAGTAATCGCTCTTTAACGCAAACTATAGGGCGTGCTGCTCGTAATGTTGAAGGGAAAGCCATTTTGTATGCTGACAAAATTACCGACAGCATGCAAAAAACAATAGACGAAACCGAATATCGTCGTACTAAGCAAATGAATTATAACACGGCTCATAATATAACACCTAAACCGCTAACGAAAAAACTAGAGACTTCAACCTTAGTAAAGAAAAAATTAGAGATTTTTGAAGGTGATAATAAACCACCAATGCAAGCTGCAGAGGAAGAGGGTGCTTATTTGACCAAGCCTCAAATTGATAAAAAAATTAAAGAAAAGAGGAAATCTATGGAAACTGCTGCTAAAGAACTTGACTTCATGGAAGCAGCCAGATTGCGCGATGAAATTAAGATACTTCAGGATAAATTGAAAGAATTAGCATAG